A region from the Nostoc sp. HK-01 genome encodes:
- the comM gene encoding competence protein ComM, with protein sequence MLARRLSGILPPLEFSEALEVTRIHSVAGLLKNRGSLVRDRPFRSPHHSASGPSLVGGGSFPRPGEISLSHRGILFLDELTEFKRDVLEFLRQPLEDGYVTISRTKQSVVFPAQFTLVASTNPCPCGYYGDTIQQCTCSPRQREQYWAKLSGPLMDRIDLQVAVNRLKPEEITQQPTGESSKSVRERVQQARDRSIHRFQTETNLRCNAQMQSRHLPLWCKLDDASRSLLEAAINKLGLSARASDRILKVARTIADLAGEDDLQSHHVAEAIQYRTIDRML encoded by the coding sequence ATGTTAGCTAGACGTTTATCTGGAATTTTACCACCGCTGGAATTTTCGGAAGCTTTGGAAGTAACTCGGATTCATTCTGTCGCTGGATTATTAAAAAATCGTGGTTCTTTAGTGCGCGATCGCCCTTTTCGCAGTCCTCACCATTCTGCATCCGGCCCTTCTTTGGTTGGTGGTGGTAGTTTTCCCCGTCCTGGGGAAATCTCGTTATCTCATCGTGGTATACTTTTTCTCGATGAACTTACGGAATTTAAACGGGATGTTTTAGAATTTCTGCGTCAGCCTTTAGAAGATGGTTATGTGACCATTTCCCGCACAAAACAATCTGTGGTTTTTCCCGCGCAGTTTACTTTAGTGGCGAGTACTAATCCCTGTCCTTGCGGTTACTACGGCGATACCATTCAACAGTGTACCTGTTCGCCCAGACAAAGAGAACAATATTGGGCAAAGCTTTCTGGGCCGTTGATGGACAGAATTGATTTGCAGGTGGCGGTGAATCGCCTCAAACCAGAAGAAATTACTCAACAACCCACAGGAGAGTCATCAAAATCTGTCAGGGAAAGAGTTCAACAAGCACGCGATCGCAGTATTCACCGCTTCCAAACAGAAACAAATCTGCGTTGCAATGCTCAAATGCAAAGCCGACATCTGCCACTATGGTGCAAGTTAGATGATGCTAGTCGTTCTTTATTAGAAGCAGCAATCAATAAATTAGGTTTATCAGCGAGGGCGAGCGATCGCATTCTCAAAGTTGCCCGCACTATTGCAGATTTAGCCGGAGAAGATGACCTGCAATCTCATCATGTAGCGGAAGCAATTCAGTATCGCACAATCGATAGAATGCTATGA
- a CDS encoding integrase family protein, translating into MKVQRVRIPNSDKITWTVLGTDYLPVAPIEQFLRYLESVERSPNTIRSYAHHLKLYWEYLQAHNLDWTQMGVIELAEFMAWLRSPNPQGVLSIQEQEAKRTESTVNLILTSICMLYDFHEKTGKVPYIPLYRSQVMPGRKYKGFLHHITKSKLVRTRLLKLKEPKRLPKTLSPEQVEELINSCTRLRDKFLLCLLHESGMRIGQALGLRHEDIHSWDNLIKVTPKDNNANGARAKTKSSYNLHVSKELMGLYSKYLQDEFMEILGNDLSDYVFVNLWDGRIGSPMTYSNVMDLFNRLKRKTGIAVHPHMFRHTHATELIRQGVGMAYVQKRLDHASIQTTFNTYVHVNDEDMKRELSQYLNNGYDTESADNSDTE; encoded by the coding sequence GTGAAAGTACAAAGGGTACGTATCCCTAACAGCGATAAAATCACATGGACAGTTTTAGGTACTGACTATTTGCCAGTTGCTCCAATTGAGCAATTTTTAAGGTATTTAGAAAGTGTAGAGAGATCGCCCAATACGATTAGATCTTATGCTCACCATCTAAAGCTTTACTGGGAATACCTACAAGCGCATAACCTAGATTGGACGCAAATGGGTGTCATTGAGCTTGCTGAATTCATGGCATGGCTTAGAAGTCCTAATCCCCAAGGAGTTTTATCAATTCAAGAGCAAGAAGCAAAGCGCACAGAATCAACAGTAAATCTGATTCTGACATCAATTTGTATGCTCTATGATTTTCATGAAAAAACAGGCAAGGTTCCGTACATTCCACTTTATCGGTCACAGGTAATGCCTGGGCGGAAATACAAAGGCTTCCTGCACCATATCACTAAAAGTAAACTAGTCAGAACTCGTTTGCTCAAACTGAAAGAGCCAAAACGCTTACCCAAAACACTTTCTCCTGAGCAAGTAGAGGAATTAATTAATTCCTGCACTCGACTCAGAGATAAATTTCTACTTTGTTTGTTACATGAAAGTGGTATGCGAATTGGACAAGCTTTGGGTTTAAGACATGAGGATATTCATTCTTGGGATAATTTAATTAAAGTCACTCCCAAAGACAACAATGCCAATGGCGCTCGTGCAAAAACTAAGTCTTCTTATAATCTTCATGTCTCAAAAGAATTGATGGGCTTATATAGCAAATATCTGCAAGATGAATTCATGGAGATACTTGGCAACGACCTTAGCGATTATGTCTTTGTCAATCTGTGGGACGGAAGGATTGGTTCTCCTATGACTTATAGCAATGTTATGGATTTGTTCAATCGCCTCAAAAGGAAAACTGGTATCGCTGTTCACCCCCACATGTTTCGCCATACTCATGCCACAGAACTAATTCGTCAGGGTGTAGGCATGGCTTATGTGCAAAAAAGATTAGACCATGCCAGCATTCAAACCACGTTCAACACCTATGTTCATGTCAACGACGAAGACATGAAAAGAGAATTGAGCCAATACTTAAATAATGGATATGATACAGAATCAGCAGACAATTCAGACACAGAATAA
- a CDS encoding integrase family protein — protein sequence MDMIQNQQTIQTQNKVYKFVNCPRCKSTSFRKNGKNPSGTQIYKCSQCGRTFTPDAPNLIQENHEIDVNPKSEYSKDIWDCRALGVEGGVGKSSYKLNFIPIKQKWLKETAKTYLKVCLSSITFASVQEKLYSIRKLSKFLAENYPDITPENIDRDIITEYTIYLAGQKLASSTRYKCISDAKLLFDAAYQYQWLDVRRYLVRPEDFPKKEKRLPRYIPEEVMQQLNQYLDDLAEPIMRMVLVLQECGMRISELVNLNFDCLLQDKTGDWFLKYYQFKMKKEITIPISRELVRVIQEQQRYIRQHFTQKEFNCLFCANVGAVRPNFIPSPRVMMRKTLPNHLNRLAKRRNICDNSGNLWHFQNHAFRHTVGTRMINNGVPQHIVQRYLGHESPNMTSVYAHIHDQTMKEEIAKFQGKVVNVVGQVVEPNDVQADISDLQWFKRNIQAQALPNGSCALPIISQGCPHANACLTCTHFRTTAEYLSEHRQQLDQTNQLLQKAEANGWVRQVEMNQKVKSNLEKIIETLEADSNDG from the coding sequence ATGGATATGATACAGAATCAGCAGACAATTCAGACACAGAATAAAGTTTACAAATTTGTTAATTGCCCAAGGTGCAAAAGTACTAGTTTTAGAAAAAATGGTAAAAATCCATCTGGCACTCAAATATATAAATGTAGCCAGTGTGGAAGAACTTTTACTCCAGATGCACCAAATTTAATTCAAGAAAATCATGAAATCGATGTCAATCCTAAATCTGAATATTCTAAAGATATTTGGGATTGTCGTGCATTGGGGGTTGAAGGGGGTGTAGGAAAATCTAGCTATAAGCTAAATTTTATTCCTATTAAACAGAAATGGTTGAAAGAAACAGCAAAAACCTATTTAAAAGTCTGTTTGAGTTCTATCACATTTGCGTCTGTACAAGAAAAACTTTATTCAATCAGAAAATTATCAAAGTTCTTGGCAGAAAACTACCCAGATATTACTCCAGAAAATATAGATAGAGATATCATCACTGAGTACACAATATATTTGGCAGGTCAAAAATTAGCATCAAGTACCCGTTATAAGTGTATTAGCGATGCAAAGCTATTATTTGATGCTGCTTATCAATATCAATGGCTTGATGTCCGAAGGTATTTGGTTCGTCCGGAAGATTTCCCCAAGAAAGAAAAACGACTCCCTCGCTACATTCCAGAGGAAGTCATGCAGCAACTCAATCAATACCTAGATGATTTGGCAGAGCCAATAATGAGAATGGTATTGGTGCTGCAAGAGTGTGGGATGCGAATTTCAGAGCTAGTAAATCTCAATTTTGATTGTTTATTACAGGATAAGACTGGAGATTGGTTTTTAAAATATTACCAATTCAAGATGAAAAAGGAAATTACTATACCTATTTCAAGAGAGCTTGTCAGAGTTATTCAAGAGCAACAGAGATACATCCGTCAACATTTTACTCAAAAAGAATTTAACTGTTTATTCTGTGCAAATGTAGGGGCAGTTAGACCTAATTTTATTCCGTCCCCTCGTGTGATGATGCGGAAAACATTACCCAATCATCTTAACCGTTTAGCCAAGAGAAGAAATATTTGTGACAACTCTGGCAATTTGTGGCATTTTCAAAATCATGCTTTTCGGCATACAGTAGGGACGCGAATGATAAATAATGGTGTTCCTCAGCATATTGTTCAGAGATATTTAGGGCATGAATCACCTAATATGACTTCTGTTTACGCTCATATTCACGACCAGACAATGAAAGAAGAAATTGCAAAGTTTCAAGGCAAGGTCGTGAATGTTGTGGGGCAAGTTGTCGAACCTAATGACGTACAAGCAGATATATCTGACTTGCAATGGTTCAAACGAAATATTCAAGCGCAAGCATTACCAAACGGTTCTTGCGCTTTACCCATAATTTCTCAAGGATGTCCTCATGCCAATGCTTGCTTGACTTGCACTCATTTTCGTACAACTGCCGAGTATTTGTCAGAGCATAGACAGCAGTTAGATCAGACTAACCAACTTCTTCAAAAAGCTGAGGCTAATGGCTGGGTGCGCCAAGTTGAAATGAATCAGAAGGTGAAATCCAACCTAGAAAAAATCATTGAAACATTGGAGGCAGATTCAAATGACGGTTGA
- a CDS encoding KilA-like protein has translation MGEFSHLKLLNATKYFIMTLTKISYELYGIIVQQRICDGYVNATQLCKAHKEITGEEKLPKYWLILESTKDILIKLSEIVSMPVESLVEVTQGKYGGTWLHPRLVVRFTMWLNNDFSLQVEDWVQKWFSAEQKPVQISFSELNSLMGLLDTAIQAAEMTHTILHGLTYFLNRARENLETIRSLEDAETIVNNSIYQQQIEKAENRLYNLADRVEKLRLMNSSQKNEVIHTINLDINDYQKSKESVLDICSQTHKSKILDFLSIQPDIASNGTAPVLFEFNQNILTIFYTKLNAQIKSILNGIDNHIQDSIIIDYCYLNSQILNVNNKNISLEIQQGKLCLNIDNGSYVETVVIPPVDATDFIPWDVDDFIADDVLAEIDETAVRQLRFKAIFNKTHISNENLYWDALVYLNHIQFIHETANVVCSCMVPLKQNINRRDCFRFDIHENVIEIANSFKYRKMTIMLDYGIKKALINLDNNVYILTSGIKKEFSGCYGSWTCYGGIHHTKGYFVNKRDFCRALEYFAITGSEYVNLNFQSNRVDIKSADQEVANIITIRYQGTVSRSYCLAATILLNILKLVDADEVCFYIPAIDEISSHELPNLAYIGHLHYINPLHSRYFVWYSIFEAIELSDEVRNSNQVLHEAEAPMEFKPIYWKIKEGKNWDKLSSSHILEAVQEEENQKFCQLQLKIIPPSDQE, from the coding sequence ATGGGAGAATTCTCCCATTTAAAATTATTAAACGCAACAAAATATTTTATTATGACTCTAACAAAAATTTCTTACGAGCTTTACGGTATTATCGTACAACAACGTATTTGCGATGGATATGTTAATGCAACGCAATTATGCAAAGCACATAAGGAAATAACTGGAGAAGAAAAACTTCCAAAGTATTGGCTAATACTTGAGTCAACTAAAGATATTTTAATCAAGCTTTCTGAGATAGTATCTATGCCTGTGGAGAGCTTAGTAGAAGTGACTCAAGGTAAATATGGTGGAACATGGCTACATCCACGGCTGGTTGTTAGATTCACGATGTGGTTGAATAATGATTTCTCTCTTCAAGTTGAGGATTGGGTTCAAAAATGGTTTTCGGCTGAACAGAAGCCAGTTCAGATTTCATTTAGCGAATTAAATAGTCTTATGGGGTTGCTGGATACTGCTATACAAGCAGCAGAAATGACCCATACAATTCTGCATGGTTTAACATACTTTCTTAATAGGGCTAGAGAAAATCTAGAAACAATTAGAAGCCTTGAAGATGCGGAAACTATAGTTAATAACAGTATTTATCAGCAGCAAATAGAGAAGGCGGAAAATAGACTTTACAATTTAGCTGATAGAGTAGAAAAGCTTAGGTTGATGAATTCTTCTCAGAAAAATGAAGTTATACATACAATTAACTTAGATATAAATGATTACCAAAAAAGTAAAGAAAGCGTGCTGGATATTTGCAGCCAAACACACAAATCTAAAATACTTGATTTTCTATCTATTCAACCTGACATAGCTTCTAATGGAACTGCACCAGTTTTATTTGAATTTAATCAGAATATATTAACGATTTTTTATACAAAACTAAATGCACAAATTAAATCTATACTTAATGGTATTGATAATCATATTCAAGATAGCATCATAATTGATTACTGTTATTTAAATTCTCAAATTTTAAATGTAAACAATAAAAATATTAGTTTAGAAATACAGCAAGGAAAATTATGTTTAAATATTGATAATGGCTCCTATGTAGAGACTGTAGTGATACCACCTGTTGACGCTACCGATTTCATCCCTTGGGATGTCGATGATTTCATAGCAGATGACGTACTAGCTGAAATTGATGAAACAGCAGTTAGACAACTTAGATTTAAAGCAATTTTCAACAAAACTCATATCAGCAACGAAAACTTATATTGGGACGCTCTTGTTTATCTAAATCACATACAATTCATTCATGAAACAGCAAATGTTGTGTGTTCTTGCATGGTACCACTAAAACAAAATATAAACAGGAGAGACTGTTTTCGCTTTGACATACATGAAAATGTTATCGAAATCGCTAATAGTTTTAAGTACAGAAAAATGACAATCATGCTAGACTATGGCATAAAAAAGGCATTAATCAATCTGGACAACAATGTTTATATACTTACATCAGGTATTAAAAAAGAGTTTTCTGGTTGTTATGGCAGTTGGACTTGCTATGGTGGCATACATCACACTAAAGGTTATTTTGTAAATAAGAGAGATTTTTGTAGAGCATTAGAATATTTTGCCATTACTGGCTCAGAATATGTAAATTTAAACTTTCAAAGCAACAGAGTAGATATTAAAAGTGCTGATCAAGAAGTTGCAAACATTATTACCATTCGATATCAAGGTACCGTCAGTCGTAGTTACTGTTTAGCAGCAACAATTTTATTGAACATATTAAAGTTAGTTGATGCTGATGAAGTATGTTTTTATATACCCGCTATAGATGAAATTTCTTCTCATGAATTACCCAATCTTGCTTATATAGGACATCTACACTATATAAATCCTTTGCACTCAAGATATTTTGTTTGGTATTCTATATTTGAAGCAATTGAGCTATCTGATGAAGTTCGCAACTCCAATCAAGTCTTGCATGAAGCAGAAGCTCCTATGGAATTCAAACCCATTTATTGGAAGATAAAGGAAGGAAAAAACTGGGATAAGTTGTCGTCTTCACACATCCTAGAAGCAGTACAAGAAGAAGAAAACCAGAAATTTTGTCAGCTTCAGCTTAAGATAATTCCTCCATCCGACCAGGAATAG